The genomic stretch TCAGGACCTGTCTGGCGATGGATGGTACGTGGCATCTTTTTATGGActgaaggaaggttttattaacaGGGGACCGCAGACCAtcggaatattccctgacatgcagCAGTTGTTCCCTGACAAGCAGTTACAATTCTCTGACCTTGTTTGTCATGTAGCGCCTTCTCGCCCGGGTATTAATGGGAGAAGCTCAAGATGATCGGTAGTTGAAGGACCAGGCCTGGATAAAGTTGAGTTGTGGAAATCCAACTAGTCGGAACAGATCAGGCATTATCTGGATCGCGCCCCATGATTCGATTATGAGTGCCTTAGGTTGGAGATCTTGATTTGCGAGACCCTGACGAGGAGTATCGAGTTTGGCATACATTGACTAGTTTGAGAAAACCCGATCGATAAGGATAGTTCAGGCTTTCCCCTGATTATGCTCCATGATGCAGAGCTGGGTTCCTGATCTATAAATCCCGACCTGGCCTTAGATGCCTTTCCGTATCTGGTGATCCTATCTCGTCTTTCTTTATCTGTTGACTGGTATGTTTCCTTAACTTCTGACTGTTACGTCCCCTTAATTTCTTGTTGCCACTTCTTTTTGACTCCTGATGACAAGGCTCTATCATAATGCATCATATCACGTATCAAACTAATATAAAAATGAATTCTAATTTAAACCATCTATACATTTTATTCATTAAATTTGTCAGGATTTTGTAAAGCTTTAcggaaattatatatatatatatatatatatatatatatatatatggcacTGACAATAGAATTAAACTCTAAAAGGTAAATATATATTAGGTaagagattaattaattaaaacactTATATAATAAATATGGTACGAAGAAGATGAAAAAAAGAAGTAAATCCCATTAAATCTGATAAGAAAATATGTGATTATTTATTTACTTgtaggtattttttttaaatttatgttttataTCGGACCACCGGTTCCTTTTGTTCGGCAGCGACAAAACCACTATATTATATATGGACGCCGCCCTGCAATCACTTTCTCCCTATCCAGCTCGAGATTAAAGATACAGCAATGACTAATTCCGTATACAATATGTTCCTCTTTCACAGGATTGACCGTGATATCTACGATCGGTTGATCTCCCACGGCACTATCCCAGTCGTCGCCCGCAACATCGTGGCTCTCCTCGTCTGGCTCGACAACATTGGCGTCAACGTTATCCCCTACCTCAGCAACAACTTTCACGACGCCGTCACCTTCACCCGTCTAACCGCCGAGGCGGAGTCCATCCTCTACTGCCTCCGGCACGACTCTCCTCTGCCGGAGTCCCCCCTCGCAATCCCTGTAATCGCCTCCCTCACCACCCGGTCCCTCAACCTCGACTTCTTCAACTTCCATCGCCATGAGGCCATAGAGCGCATCGTCGAGACCCTCGCCATCGGCAGGTTATTCTTCGACGACGCTCTCTTCGCCACTTTCCGCCATTACAAGGAGGCAATGGAGGATGCCTGCCGACGCAACGCCACGCCACCTCCAATGCCGGCGGAGTTGGCGAGGCCCTTCATGCCCATCTCCTTGACGGCCTCGGTGGACGAGCGTTCCCTCATCGTCATCTTCCTCAGCGCATCTCCTCTCACGGAACGGGAGATTGTAGTCTACTTCCAAGAGTAAATGATTTAATTCCGATAGAAATCTTACGATTGCTAGGTTGATATATATATTGACATGTACATGGCTTAAAATTGAACAGGCGATGGGGAAATAATTGCGTGGAGCGTGTGGCGTTCGAGGAGATGACATCGTCATCAATGCACTCGTGCATCATGGTGGTCTTCAAGAGAGAGGGGTACGTGGCGCTGGTGCTCCACGGCCGGGTTGAATTCAGGCTCGTCATCAACCGGAAACAAGTGTTGGCGCGCCGGGCCTAGTAGACGAGTGACTGAATTAATCTTCAAATTAGTTACATTGAACTTGATTGACCTCAATTAATGTTTTTCATGTGATGCTGATCATTTCGACTAAATATTGTTTACTTTGTCCGTATTTTAAATATGATCGGAAAGGTGAAACTTGATTGACCTTGTTTATCCCATCGCCGGGGAGTGTGTTTGCGTGTCGTGGACTTCCGACAGCGGCTTCTCTCAGTGCGGAGGATGCTAAACGAGGGCAAATCGGTTGGATGGACTTGTCTCATCTTGATGTTATTAATATGAATCCAAGTCTCTTTACAGACACACACTCCGGTTGCCTTTGGGTCTTCTCTCTCATCATGATTGTGATCTATAAAATCTCACTCTTATCCGGCTAAGATTTACATTTATCATCAACTGTGACTAAAGACACTCGCACCGTCTGACTTCTCGACGCTCGCACTCCATCGACTATGTCGATGCTGACAACTTCTACGCCAACGTCGATACTGACTTTATCAAATGAGTTAAAATTATTTGAACACGTAAGtcataattaataaatatatgcaAGATATACTAGACTCTTGAATATTAATTTTATAACTTTACATATCTAAACAGAGGGTAAGAGCACTACTCCCGGGCtcatattggattttttttttaactttaaagagCTGTTTTTAACCACCTTtagcaagattttttttttatatatatatagatgtagatatttttaaaaaaaattgttgttaCCTAGGTCTCCTAAATTAGAACCTAATATCCTAACTAGACTACAACTATTAATATCTTtatatgttaattaattatttaataattaatcaatagtTTCTTTTGTTATATATTATTCTTAATAATTGGATGAATAGTAAGAAagatatttattcatttatttattcatttataattatttatcgaTAAATAAtttcatatgttaattaattatttaataactaataCTAATTTTTTTACTATATATTTATTCTTAATAAATCCGATAACATTGGATACAGTGAATAATTTTGCTTACTATGAAGATGGCGCGCTGGTTCTAATTGTTGGTGAGATGATAAAATTTATAGGTTATCTTTATCTGCtattagaaactaataaaagtaaaaaagttaagagaaaaacaaactaataaatatgttttaaaaataacggttctttataaataataatgatatttattaatattatgatcataataatataatatgattttttttataaataatttttaataaatattattataaaatatttataataatatttttttaaaaaatattaattaaaaatatcaacGGTATATTCTAGTAGTGTAGAGTTGGAAGAGGGATAGAAtcgaataaaagaaaagaaaggtttTCCTGAGTGAAATTTAGGGTTTTGGAGTTGAACAGAGAAAGGAGAAAAGTTTTCAGTGTGAAATTTAGGTTTGAAGTTGaatagaagaagaggaaaaaaaatcctgaaatgagatttagggttttagagaTGGATAGAGGAAGATAAAGTTGTGGAGGTTGCGTGGGATGCCTAAAATGAAAGTTATGAGTTTAGGGAAAATATTAAGGGAAAACccttaaggaaaataaatataataaaagaaaaagaaaagaaaatttgtacaaataaaattaataatttttttaacaaaaaaataagtaaatcatgaaaatggatataaataaaattaagattttataatttaattaaaaataatttatttgactaataaatattttaaattaattaaataaagttaaatttgataagtacaaaataaaataaaattaagtaaaatggtacattttaataatttttaaattaaaaattattgatcaatttttaactttgataagaGTGATTTATTAAACTGCTAAAAGTGTATCGTTGGTAACTATTCTTAGAAGTTATAATAATAGAAATGGTTAGTAACAATGTTTGATACAAAACCCCCGCTAAAAATATCTAATATTTTTAATTGTTGAATCATTTAGAGTGGTTTACATTAACGATTTATTCAAATCGGTGCTAAAGTTATTCAACAAGAGTGATTGCAAGATCATTCTAAAAAGATAAAGTAATAGAAATGATTTAATTCAAACGGATTATGTTGTTCGATTTTCAAGAGCAGTGTTAAAATTACTTCTAATAAATCGTTCCTATACGGATATTTTTTTTTAGTGCCCCTCTACATTGACTTCTTCCACGTCCATCACTATTGGGCCACCTAGGGGCACCGTAGGCAGTTTCTTCTTCGACAATATCCTCTTCGCTACCTTCCACCAATATGGCCACTTTCCGACGTTTCTTGTTTTGCCATCATGATGTCCCTTCTAAGCGGTGCGATGGTTAACGTATGGAGTGTTACCACATTAGATCATGGGACCAAAACTGAACACATTTGAGCATACCTTCTCTTATGCCTTTGCCATTGCACTAATGGCCAAGGGTAAAGCTACACTTAGGGTAGGGTGGGTTCTAGCCCCacccatttttttaaaaaaaaaagcattAATTTTTTTTCAGCTTCACATTTTTAATTGACTTAAATTTTCCCATTGTGGCTGCTTCACCTCCCTGTGAGTGATGTCGCAACgcatttctcatgatatgtagcgcGAGCAACCGGTGTCGACGTCGGAGCTGACTTTCCTTCGCCCTCCTCGTAGGTATCCGACTGTGACTCGACGAGTACAACTGCAATCTCCCTTCTCCCTAACAACACGCGATATTTGCAGGCCCATCGCCTTAGCAGCTACCCCAACCCCGCGTCCCTACCTTCCTCCCTCAACACCATTGCGCTGAGTTCACTTCTCTCTTTGTCAAGAGTTTCGTTGTCGTTGTTCTCCCTGCCACAAGCGACATCGTCTCCACCCATATTATTGCTATTCAATCGTGACCATCGTCTCCGGAACACCAAGGTCATATGTAGCTGCCCCGACCTTATGCTACCACTGGTCGTCGGTCCTTTAAGTGACAGATACCAAATTCCTCCCAGGACAGCATCTATGTGAATGCATGGGCGATCAATAGGGATCTAGATGCGTGAGAGAGACTAAAGGTGTTTTGACCTGGAGAGGTTTGTGAACAAGACGTCGCCAGTGGTAGTGCCAACCTCTTGTACTCCTTCGACTGTAGTTGCCACTACGAAAGACGTGAGCGTGGAAGAAGCACATAAAGTCGATGGCTAGCTCTAGGTAATTTTCATTCCTGGCTATACCCCTGCTAATGATTAATTGTCATCCGTGACTTACCTCCTATGTTCTGGCCTAGAGATGAATTGAGTGGGACACTTAGACGAAGAAATCATCTTTTGCCATATTATTTTGCCATTATGGTGGGCAAAGTGCGGGTCCGTTGAAGAGTTGCTGACGGTGAACATGTTCCACTGTAGGGTGGATCGCCATCAAGATGCGAATCTACTTAAAATCACGAAATTAAGTTTAAGAgggagttttgaaaaataaacttaattatagatataataaaataaatgaggTGACACTGGATAGAGATAAAATGGATGAGATAACAATCATGATAGGAACAAGAGTTTTTtttgtgataattttttttaaaaaaaaaagagtcatGATTATTGGAGATTGATGCTTGTCcaataaatttataaatacatATTTTTTCCAtgaataaaacaagttaaaattttattttattctcttCCTCTCCCAGATGGAGATTCTcctcatcttctctatttttttcaTCTATAATCCTTTTATACCTTCTCCTATAATTCCTTTTTCCAACGGCAATTCCATCGATATCGACCTGATCGACTATTCGGTAAGGTCATTTTGTTCGCGATTCCGCCGCGTCTATGATATGCTCTACTATCATAGGATCGACCGTGTTATCTACGATCGGTTAATCGCCCACGGCGCCAACCCGATCGTCGCCCGCAACATCATCGCACTCCTCTACACTCTTGATGACAGAATGGGCTTCCACATCATATCCTACCTCAGCAACAAGTACAACGATGACCCTCCAATATCCCTACTCTTGCGTATCTCCATTGAGGCAGAGTCCCTCGTTGATTGGGGATTAAACAATGACTCTGCATTCTTCCGTCTCATCGCTGAGGCAGAGTCCATCCTTGCTTGCATCCGCGGCGACTTGCCCCCGCGGAAGTCCCCCCAGGAGATCCCCCTCTTGAGCTCCCTCAGATCCGTTCCCATGGACCTCGACTACTTCAACAGACATCGCCACGAGACCGCCGCTGGCATCGCTCACGCCCTCGCCTTTGGCAAGTTTGGCAGGTTTTTCTTCGACGACGCCCTCTTCACCACCTTCCTCCGTTGCAAGGTGGCGAATATGGACGCCTACCGACGCAACGCTTCGCCACCTCTGATGCCACCGGAGCTGGAGACGGAATTATCGGATATAGTAACTTCAGTCAACGACCGCTCCCTCATCATCAACTTCCTCAGGGCATCTCCTCTAACGGAGCGGGAGATTGCATTCTACTTTCAAGAGTAAACGATTTGATTGAGAATTCCGATAGAAATCTTTTGATTACTTATATTGCTTAATTAAATTGAACAGACAATTGGGGAATTGCGTGGAGCGTGTGGAGAAGATGCCGGCGGCGGCGACAGCAACGCACTTGTGCACGAGGGTAGTTTTCAAGTTAGAGGGGTATGTTGCCCTGGTGTTCCACGGCCAGATTGAGTTCAAGTTGGCCATCAACGGAAAGCAAGTGTCGGTGCGACAGATCGAGTAGAGGATGAACTGAAATTTCCAATTAATTAGTTGCATTAATTTCCTTAACGTTGTTACCATGGATGTTAAGTTTCCAATTAGTTGCATCAATTTCCTTAACGTTACCTTGTTTAGTTGGCCTGATCTCATCGAGGATGTTGAACGGATCAGGTGGGATTGGTGGCATGGATAAACTTTTCTGATTCAACTTATCTCATCTTAATGTTtgattaatataaattttttattagaaaattgATTTCGATGATCTATAAATTAAACATGATAAAATGATTATTTTACCAATAGATAAAAGGTTACTATCGAAAAGAAGGAAACGTGAATATTGTACTGAAAGTTAACTGTATATCGATGTGGTTGTCTgaatggaaatatttttttttaaaaaaatgttaaaatgtATTTATTAAACATTATTTGGATAAATTTATCTGATAAATAATGTTATAACCTCCATGCACTTATTGTGCCGAGGCAATTTATcattttttcattaaaaaaattattattattattattttaatatcatTGTATAGTTATGGTAATAATTAAACGTTGTAAGGTCGAGTAAAATTGCttaaatttatttactaaatttaatttaaattattttaattaaagagATACTTGACCTTCTTTCATTTTCATTGGCAAATATGATGGACGTCTGACAAGGCTTCTCTCAGCATTGATGATGTAGTAGGTGATTATTTTCTTAGTTAgcattaattttgagaaattaatCCTGTTTCACGGAAAGTTATCactaaaataaattagaaaatatttgtAATGAAGAACTCATAAGTTTaagtattttttgatttattttaatggtCGATGAACTTATCCAGattgattaaataaatttttaggtcTACTATGGTTAAACTTTTCTAATTAATTCAACTTTATCTTATCTTGATATCTAATTAATATAGATTTAATATTGGAAAATTTGTTTCGGTAATTGATAAATTTAATAGGGATACAAAAGAGAGAGATGGAGCAGATCTTTAAATTAATTTCtgaaataaataagaaattaatatataaatttattcgAATAATGAAAAATTAATCCGACatagaggattttttttttactcgTACAAATTAAGTTTGTTAATGTAATTACATGAATGTTAACTCAATGAAGGTTTACTAAGTATGAATGAATATTAATGCACATGAAATCGAGTTGTGAGAAtcgaaattaatttataaaatttaactacaaataaattaattaattaattaataataaacgcataatattagttaatggatcaatttattaataatgataaatGCATgaaccattaattaaatgaaaagACAGAGCTCATGATTTTTTATCTTTGCTTTCTTGTTACGGTATCGTTAATTTTTGGAAATAACCCTTCATCGAGGAATCCACTCCTTTGGTTCAATTCATCAAGCTTTAATTTATAAAGTCCATCGGAATTCGAAATGtgaagtaattttattttaagaTAGGTCATAAATTTTTTAGCAGAGTAATATATCTTAAGAGAAAAACTATTTTGTTTAAACTTTCAAACTTTTATCTATCGAGTTCGTCTATGAATTCGTCTAATTGATGTGAAGTAATTGATGTGAAATCCGGTCCTCTATGAGTTCGTCTAATTCTTTTGAATATATtcatttttcaaatattaatttgaccatatatattgagagcaataatttttttgaacatgaattaattttttaacatattcatgttcaaaaaatcactgctcttaatatatatactggatcaaattgatgtttgataacatttttataataagaaaaATTAGACGAACACGTATgaattgatttcatgtcattttgaGATCTTTAGGTCCAACTGATTGATAGACGTAAAGACTTCaaaaatgacatgaaatcaattcctatgTGCTTGTCTAGTTTTCATGATTGTAAAAATGTTATCAAATGTTAATTTGACTCAAAATATTgaaagcaataattttttgaacttgAATCAGtcaaaattagttaaaaaaaattgactcGACTGGATACGCGATTGGTTATTTATAAACTATCCTACGCGATTtggtaatttcaaaactttacctATGTGGTTCGATAAAAATGTGGGACAATCTGTCGGAGATTTGGAGAATTAGCTAAATTGAAATTACACAAGATAAATTCTAATTTATCTGTTAAGATGacatgagcggataatctcaggttaTCAGCGGGGCTAGTTCTACTAAGCTTCTGGTGGTCTGAGTCGCGGAGTCGATGTGGTGCGTAGCAGAATCGGGAGTCGATCACCGAGTCGGGAAGGGAATTTGCTTAGTAAGATGTCGAGGCATGCGTTCaatgtagtttttttttaaaaaaaataaataaatttgcttCACCTTGCAGCTGTGCTTCAAGGTTCTCTCGgatgcccccagggcgtagcacagacggtgggcgcatggtatctctggcgtaatggccaggggtcaattctcaggaattgacgacctggggtttaccccgtcatgtacctatggcctgtgtacctgcatgaacctccctctatatccgtggggCTGACACTAGGGGGTCGCTAAGGTAACGAATCTACCTTTTTTTCAAGGTTCTCTCGGATTGTCAATTTTAgtataaagttatgatttttcaaaattgaaGTCAACAACATGAtgttaatttcttaaaatcagcaacacaacattaatttttgaaaatcaataaCAAGTCTATATAAatggtttataatttttttttttcggaTGAATGgtaaaaaggaagaaagaaacgagtaaaaaaaaaaaaaaaagaagagagactagtaaagaaaaaaaaaacaaagaagagagGAACAAATATAAAGGAAGAGAGACTATCACCCTATTTGGAAATAATTTAAGTGAAGAAATTAAATTGAATTGGAATTGAAATTCAATTCCTGTCAAAATTCAATTCCTATGTTTGGAATGGGTTAGTGAATAttagaattgaattgaattccttaatttggaatctatttgaattgaattccattcttGTACATTTACCATTTTATCTTCATAACTAAGCATttaataatcaagttaagtattagAGAATAGGAAGAAGGTATCATACAGTTAAGACAACAGTATGAAGAAGGTGACGTACGGGAGAAACGGTGCAAGGAAAATCCCTATCCAAATCTGATCATTTGAGGTCTGATTTACTATTCATGTTTTGAATGAAATTGGAATTGAATTTCATATCAAATTCATCTCAAAAAATCATTCCAAATTATGAAATTGAATTCCAATTAACATAAGAATTCAATTTCATAGGATTCTAAACAGGTTATACGTTGTTGTTGTTTCAgatattttcaaattaaaaacgTGATAAAAATGCATAATCGGTAAATCACCATATTTAAAATTATGACAAAATTgatgttttttttatgaaatgAAATTATAGAATGTTTTtcaacattaaaaataatttcaatccACTATGCGTCTCTATTTCTCCTCATATAAATTTTAAAAgcataattgaaattaatttttcgtTAGATATATAAAATctcttaataattttttaaatgtacTATTAATAGTCGCCTTAACTTTTAAATGGTAAACAAATAGAAATTTAAAGGATGCTACACTTATAATagataacaaaaaaatatttaagatttctaaaattataagttaattatatattaattaaaaataaaggaGTTGAGGCATAAATTGAGCTGAGCCGTCGACTTCGGTCCGATCCGAGCAAACTATCACACGCTCTCCGCCTCACGCGACTCCGCTAGGAAGCTTAGAGGTTCTCACGTTGTAAGTTCCCTAAGACCATcgctcttctccttctccttctccttctccttctccttctccttcgcaCAATCTCCGTTTTTTTGTTCGATCTTCGTTCTCATGTCGAGTCTGGAGGATTTCCATTTTTAATATGGCGAAAGCTTCGCCGATCCATAGATAGGTCAACCAAATAACTCCGATCTCGAATCGAATGATTCCTCTTTTTTTCTTGTttctttttataatatttttttttcccttttttggaGAGACAGTTCATGGGCGTATGATGGTTCATCCGAGATCTACTATGATCAGGATCGGCCGATTTTTTCCTAGTAGTCACTTCCTTGTGTTTGTGTCCTCACATACACTTTATCAGCGAAGATCATGAAATTTGACATTAacttatatattgtttgacaGGGAAAAAATGGAGAAGAATGCTCGTTTCGCAGTTCATGCAGATTCTTCTTTTGCTCTTCGGGGTATGCTTTTTATAAGCTAGATGAACTTGTAGCCTTGTAGGTATAAGTGGCTTATGATTTTGTCATGTTGGGTTGgtcattctttttcttttgaactCTTGATTATTCAATGCATGCTTATGCTATTATTGTTCCTTTGCCTATTAAGTCCAGTGGGTGTACATGAGAAGTATCTTTCAGATTTTCTTCTCAGTGTAATATAAATATTGTATTCTAGTGttcttgaagaaaaaaaaattggagtCTATATATTTAGATAATTAGCTTACTCTTAGCCAAATAGGAAGTGATAACCGATTGTTAACATTCAATTCCTATTTCTTCATGCTGCAAAACACACCTTAAgcattttataaatttccaaatAAAGGTTGATGGCGTTTATACAAACAATCATATTCTTAGTACTTTTGGTTTCCATCATTTTAAAAGAGATGCTATACGAATTCTTGGATGGTGCAATTATGTCAAGAATGAAAAAAAAGAAGCTTGAAAATAGAATAaagtttaaaacttttaattacaAGGAAAACTTCTAACTATACAAGATATAGCATCTACTAGGTACTAAGTTTGTGACTATCAAACTGCATAAAATTGCTTATCTGTTTAGTCAGAAAGAAAATCATTACTTATAGTGTGAATATAGCCTTTGTATTAAACGATGCCCCATGGCTAGATTTCTTCAAGTATATGTTACTCATTATTTGACCAACACTGCAACTTTTAGAATGTATTCTTGTTTTTATCACTTTTATGGGTTTCTGAAAAATAATTTCTCtttgttttataatttaaaatatcaatttatgTTTAATAACTGAACACCCACTACATGCTTTTGTCAGTTTTAATAGTTTTTTAAGGGAAAAAGTAAGAGTAGAGTAAATTCACAATTGATTATTGAACACTGTAAAGAAGGATGAGTTTTTTGAAATGTTCTTGTTTACCCAGTTAGAGCGGAGAGGAGAGGACAGAAGGAGGGGATTTGATTGCCTACCATTTATTTACCCAAGCAGAGAGGGCAGAGTAGATGCAGGTTGATTAGATCACAATTCTCCAACTAAGGAGTATTATTAGATAACGATCTTTTAAAATAAATAGGTATGTTTGTCTTTTCGCCCACTTTTGGGAATATGAGCCCGACTTCCTTTTTGGACACTGCAGAAGCAGAAGCCCACTCTGCTCCTGCTGCTGCCAAAA from Zingiber officinale cultivar Zhangliang chromosome 5B, Zo_v1.1, whole genome shotgun sequence encodes the following:
- the LOC121985674 gene encoding uncharacterized protein LOC121985674, translated to MEILLIFSIFFIYNPFIPSPIIPFSNGNSIDIDLIDYSVRSFCSRFRRVYDMLYYHRIDRVIYDRLIAHGANPIVARNIIALLYTLDDRMGFHIISYLSNKYNDDPPISLLLRISIEAESLVDWGLNNDSAFFRLIAEAESILACIRGDLPPRKSPQEIPLLSSLRSVPMDLDYFNRHRHETAAGIAHALAFGKFGRFFFDDALFTTFLRCKVANMDAYRRNASPPLMPPELETELSDIVTSVNDRSLIINFLRASPLTEREIAFYFQEQLGNCVERVEKMPAAATATHLCTRVVFKLEGYVALVFHGQIEFKLAINGKQVSVRQIE